The following are encoded in a window of Salinibacter ruber DSM 13855 genomic DNA:
- a CDS encoding HDOD domain-containing protein, translating to MSTDPSPPSDSALRDLDLRVPPFPRTLPSVLELLHEPGFTDPEDLTEIVQHDPAATARLLKQINSAYYGLRRSISDVGRAIRMMGTTTAAGSVVSLGMLRMDELADGPVEACFHRFIRHSEATGFLASSLLGPLSPADDGPAPESDVTQGEGFAEGLLHDFGKLVLFYNYPEKAAALYEEKRFAEHLQETDPRKLERFVFGCDHGQAGAYAALELNFPQTLVDVIRHHHPPHSETGDAPRRVLRAVRAANLAAKAMGAPLAGVAPTEEPIDWAACADRPVWRHWNPAPEAEGPPPDLMDRLRGKKEMVMLFTDFFVGASDAETPDRPSGEPLAA from the coding sequence ATGAGCACCGACCCGTCCCCCCCGTCCGACTCGGCCCTGCGCGACCTCGACCTGCGCGTGCCGCCGTTCCCGCGCACGCTGCCCAGCGTGCTGGAGCTCCTCCACGAACCGGGCTTTACGGACCCGGAGGACCTGACCGAGATCGTGCAGCACGACCCGGCCGCCACCGCGCGGCTGCTCAAACAGATCAACTCCGCCTACTACGGCCTCCGCCGCTCCATCTCGGACGTGGGGCGGGCGATCCGCATGATGGGCACGACCACCGCCGCCGGGTCGGTCGTCAGCCTCGGCATGCTGCGGATGGACGAGCTGGCGGACGGGCCCGTGGAGGCCTGCTTCCACCGGTTTATCCGACACAGCGAGGCGACGGGCTTCCTCGCCAGCAGCCTGCTCGGCCCGCTGTCGCCGGCCGACGACGGCCCGGCCCCGGAGTCGGACGTCACCCAGGGGGAGGGCTTCGCGGAGGGCCTGCTCCACGACTTTGGCAAGCTGGTCCTGTTCTACAACTACCCCGAAAAGGCCGCCGCGCTCTACGAGGAGAAGCGGTTTGCGGAGCACCTACAAGAGACGGACCCCCGCAAGCTGGAGCGGTTCGTCTTCGGGTGCGACCACGGCCAGGCCGGGGCGTACGCGGCCCTGGAGCTGAACTTCCCGCAGACGCTCGTCGACGTGATCCGCCACCACCACCCGCCCCATTCCGAGACGGGCGACGCGCCGCGGCGGGTGCTCCGGGCCGTCCGGGCGGCCAACCTGGCCGCGAAGGCGATGGGGGCGCCCCTCGCCGGCGTGGCGCCCACAGAAGAGCCGATCGACTGGGCGGCGTGCGCCGACCGGCCGGTGTGGCGGCACTGGAACCCCGCCCCCGAGGCCGAGGGCCCGCCCCCGGACCTCATGGACCGGCTGCGGGGGAAGAAGGAGATGGTGATGCTCTTCACCGACTTCTTCGTCGGCGCGTCGGACGCGGAGACGCCGGACCGGCCGTCCGGCGAGCCCCTCGCGGCGTAG